One Helianthus annuus cultivar XRQ/B chromosome 7, HanXRQr2.0-SUNRISE, whole genome shotgun sequence genomic region harbors:
- the LOC110908774 gene encoding putative glutamine amidotransferase GAT1_2.1 → MSSSDLAVILPRVIIVSRRSLRKNKFVDFVGEYHLDLIVGYGAVPVIVPRVAGVHTLLHSFEPIHGVLLCEGEDIDPSLYEDEETNLSKEELEEIRRLHASDTAIDKEKDTIELALAKHCLERNIPYLGICRGSQVLNVACGGTLYQDIGKELSKNFPPEKKVVHMDYDNYDGHRHVVNIVEETPLHQWFEESLQDNMEIRVNSYHHQGVKRLAQRFKPMAYAPDGLVEGFYDPDAYNPEEGKFIMGLQFHPERMRKVNSDEFDYPGCTAAYKEFVKAVVAYQKKLNIIKRVPTSLKLDKELEQKRNVIVRSFSLARNLYEGGDNTRQLKESDLKPGAEFLESNIALSVQQENRLKQMGATVRNASSYMERLKMNEEREKLARAVMGKMTIEQLSDLNLFYHMMGQISSDMLEKKQLQNVNTADLP, encoded by the exons ATGTCATCCTCCGATCTCGCCGTCATATTACCTCGTGTTATCATCGTATCTCGTCGGAGCCTTCGCAAGAACAAGTTTGTTGATTTCGTAG GTGAATATCATCTCGATCTTATAGTCGGATATGGAGCAGTCCCAGTGATCGTACCCCGGGTGGCGGGCGTCCACACGTTGTTGCACAGCTTCGAGCCGATCCATGGAGTCCTTCTGTGCGAAGGGGAAGACATCGATCCGTCGCTTTATGAAGACGAAGAAACCAATTTGTCCAAGGAGGAATTAGAGGAAATCCGGAGGTTACACGCAAGCGACACTGCCATCGACAAGGAAAAGGACACGATCGAGCTTGCACTCGCCAAACACTGCCTAGAAAGAAACATACCTTATTTGGGAATATGTAGGGGATCACAAGTATTGAATGTAGCATGTGGAGGTACCCTTTATCAAGATATCGGGAAAGAATTGTCGAAAAACTTCCCGCCGGAGAAAAAAGTGGTTCATATGGATTACGATAACTATGATGGACACCGGCATGTTGTTAACATTGTAGAGGAAACCCCTTTGCATCAATGGTTTGAAGAATCTTTACAAGACAATATGGAGATTCGGGTTAATAGTTATCACCACCAAGGGGTCAAGAGGCTCGCACAACGGTTCAAGCCCATGGCGTATGCGCCAGACGGTTTAGTCGAAGGGTTTTATGATCCGGATGCTTATAATCCAGAAGAGGGTAAGTTTATAATGGGCTTACAGTTTCATCCTGAGCGAATGAGGAAGGTGAATTCAGATGAATTCGACTATCCTGGATGCACTGCTGCTTACAAG GAATTTGTGAAGGCAGTTGTAGCATATCAAAAGAAGCTTAATATCATAAAAAGGGTACCGACATCTTTAAAACTCGATAAAGAATTGGAGCAAAAGAGAAACGTTATTGTTCGAAGCTTCTCGCTTGCAAGAAACCTATATGAAGGAGGCGATAATACTCGTCAACTTAAAGAGTCTGATCTCAAACCGGGAGCTGAGTTTCTTGAG TCAAATATAGCACTGAGTGTGCAGCAAGAGAACAGGCTGAAGCAGATGGGAGCAACAGTGAGGAATGCATCTTCATACATGGAGAGATTGAAGAtgaatgaagaaagagagaaattAGCAAGAGCTGTAATGGGGAAGATGACAATTGAGCAATTATCTGATCTTAATCTGTTCTACCATATGATGGGACAGATATCTTCTGATATGTTAGAGAAGAAGCAGCTTCAAAATGTTAACACTGCTGATCTTCCATGA
- the LOC110908773 gene encoding LEAF RUST 10 DISEASE-RESISTANCE LOCUS RECEPTOR-LIKE PROTEIN KINASE-like 1.3 yields MKFHKLSRFSSVLLIITLLVVIVVPQASSSPYESYKNCAPSFTCGTMLGIRYPFSRREDPAYCGYPGFELNCKDKKSPTIDMNNMTYQVLSVDHSSQILKIIREDVMESICPHDFINTTIDHNLFDYFINYMNITFLYGCPDSLNLHGDTFSCDDNGIDKVWVLPGDQGPGICNKSVIVPVPVMALGSTGLVNSSGLDHVLREGFEVRWKLDTMGCSQCSESNGRCFYDYDTNRTSCACPGSPLIADSCNMANTSQAGSSQKSRSLTIALPLTGGLLATIGLGSALLFYKQRKKRHTTGPNKTPTKHTITTISTNSPTTTTTSTTTTEIGNKSTYFGTHVFTNEELEAATDSFNDSRELGEGGFGTVYYGKLKDGREVAVKRLYHNSCKLVEQYMNEVEILTMLDHKNLVKFYGCTSRRSRELLLVYEYIANGTVADHLYGKLAGSSRLTWPLRLNIAVQTAEALAYLHDSDVIHRDVKSCNILLDNSFSVKVADFGLSRLFPINATHVSTAPQGTPGYVDPEYYQCYRLTDKSDVYSFGVVLLELVSGLQAVDTSRHRHDVNLASMAIDRIQNGRLGELVDGRIGFENDGLVRRVVTLVAELGFRCLQREKDMRPTMREVVESLRGIQNEELSVQKPEVVDIVVEDCGNPPSSDSASTGKVDEG; encoded by the exons ATGAAGTTTCACAAACTTTCTCGGTTCTCATCAGTTCTACTCATCATAACCTTGCTAGTTGTGATTGTAGTTCCACAAGCTTCAAGCAGCCCATATGAATCCTATAAGAACTGCGCCCCGTCCTTCACATGTGGGACCATGTTGGGGATCCGATACCCTTTCTCCAGACGTGAAGATCCCGCTTACTGTGGGTATCCCGGGTTTGAGCTCAACTGTAAAGACAAGAAGTCACCTACTATCGACATGAACAATATGACGTACCAAGTTTTGAGCGTTGACCACTCGTCGCAGATATTAAAGATCATTAGAGAAGACGTAATGGAGTCGATATGTCCACATGATTTCATCAACACCACCATTGATCATAACCTTTTCGATTACTTTATAAATTACATGAATATTACTTTCCTATATGGGTGCCCGGATTCTTTGAATCTTCACGGGGACACGTTTTCGTGTGATGATAATGGGATTGATAAAGTTTGGGTGTTGCCTGGAGACCAAGGCCCGGGAATATGTAACAAGAGTGTGATCGTTCCGGTTCCTGTTATGGCACTCGGGTCAACGGGCTTGGTGAATTCGAGTGGTTTGGATCATGTTCTTAGGGAAGGATTTGAGGTCAGGTGGAAGCTGGATACAATGGGTTGCAGCCAATGTAGCGAGTCTAATGGCCGTTGTTTTTACGATTATGATACTAATCGAACCTCGTGTGCCTGCCCTGGTTCACCTTTGATTGCAGACAGTTGTAACATGGCTAACACAAGCCAAGCCGGTTCCTCACAGAAAAGCAGGTCCCTGACTATAG CACTTCCTCTTACCGGTGGACTTCTTGCCACCATCGGGCTAGGCTCAGCACTCCTCTTCTACAAACAACGTAAAAAAAGACACACCACCGGACCAAACAAAACACCAACCAAACACACCATAACCACCATTTCAACCAACTctccaaccaccaccaccacttccacAACAACAACAGAAATCGGCAACAAAAGCACCTATTTCGGCACACACGTCTTCACCAACGAAGAGCTCGAAGCCGCCACCGACAGTTTCAACGACTCAAGAGAACTCGGCGAAGGCGGTTTTGGAACCGTCTACTACGGAAAACTAAAAGACGGCCGTGAAGTGGCCGTTAAACGGTTGTACCACAACAGTTGCAAGCTGGTTGAACAGTACATGAACGAAGTAGAAATCTTAACAATGTTAGATCACAAAAACCTCGTTAAGTTTTACGGGTGCACGTCAAGAAGAAGCAGAGAGCTTCTGTTAGTTTACGAGTATATTGCTAACGGCACAGTAGCTGATCATCTTTACGGAAAGTTAGCCGGCTCAAGCCGGCTAACCTGGCCGTTACGGCTGAATATAGCCGTACAAACAGCCGAAGCATTGGCTTATCTTCATGATTCTGATGTTATACACCGTGATGTGAAAAGTTGTAATATTTTGTTGGACAATAGTTTTAGTGTCAAGGTGGCGGATTTTGGGTTGTCGCGGTTGTTTCCAATCAACGCGACCCATGTGTCCACTGCGCCGCAGGGGACACCTGGGTACGTTGATCCGGAGTACTATCAGTGTTACCGGTTGACAGATAAAAGTGATGTGTATAGTTTTGGGGTGGTATTATTGGAACTGGTATCGGGTTTGCAAGCGGTTGACACTAGCCGACATAGGCATGATGTTAACTTGGCTAGCATGGCTATTGATAGGATTCAAAATGGGAGGTTGGGTGAGTTGGTTGATGGGAGAATAGGGTTTGAGAATGATGGTTTGGTGCGGCGGGTGGTGACGCTGGTGGCGGAATTGGGGTTCCGGTGTTTGCAACGTGAGAAGGATATGCGGCCGACGATGAGGGAAGTGGTGGAGAGTTTGAGAGGGATACAAAATGAGGAGTTGAGTGTTCAGAAACCGGAGGTGGTTGATATTGTGGTGGAGGATTGTGGTAATCCGCCTTCTTCGGATTCTGCGTCGACCGGAAAAGTAGATGAGGGCTAG
- the LOC110906987 gene encoding uncharacterized protein LOC110906987 produces the protein MATLATQCTGFPSNHLHRRKTLQMLIVDSRGSDGDSTEDEKDNGGRRKLKDLFVTSVEESGGDGGNVVDRWRGGDCGGSRGFRRLPGTLRQRLGRQVWRPVLVTIPE, from the coding sequence ATGGCAACATTGGCCACACAATGCACCGGATTTCCATCCAACCACCTCCATCGCCGGAAAACGCTACAGATGTTGATAGTAGATAGTAGGGGAAGCGATGGTGATTCTACGGAGGATGAGAAGGATAATGGCGGACGCCGGAAGTTGAAGGACTTGTTTGTGACGTCGGTTGAAGAGAGTGGAGGTGACGGTGGAAACGTGGTGGATCGATGGAGGGGTGGTGATTGTGGTGGTTCGAGAGGATTCAGGCGGTTACCGGGGACGTTGCGGCAGCGGTTGGGTAGACAAGTGTGGAGGCCTGTATTGGTGACGATTCCGGAGTGA